The Desulfoscipio gibsoniae DSM 7213 genome contains a region encoding:
- the nrdD gene encoding anaerobic ribonucleoside-triphosphate reductase: MFKVIRKRDGREVPFDDAKITDAIFKAARAVGGEDRQTAMELTIEALKMLRKKYNGITFGVEEVQDVVEKVLIEAGHARTAKAYILYRDKRTRIRDAKSDLMDVVEEILEETSRENANISNSPSAKMLQIASAASKKYYLTRLIPEEFSQAHQRGDIHIHDLDFYGKTLTCVPDFEYTLIRDQKGDVRRVKFDFFNELAEATSKPEVIAGTQVWNLDGYQILGRKGWTLINKIMRRKLRENEFIYRIKTRKGLPIHLTGEHKVPVLRNGKEILVQAKEIAPKDKLLQARKEFNEQFEIPILDLFIENRDKVPYGVTIRNTHKLIYWLKYKYDDFKFNLTVGAKQSVKGGYVLDGEEYAKLSEKYYIPYEVKQQLTVTTTKGSKTLPAFLTITPEFVRLIGYILSEGHISVTSSGRAIAIINENPDIQKDIDYCISVVFNDKTSILYANSKKTKEKGRMLNGSVYVALFQNIFNMKYDAAHIDVPDFINNISDNLKGEFLRGLFDGDGHYGDKRITYVTVSEVLARKLVLLLKQIGVESTLYYKQTKDSPVVVNGNVATTRNYNTWVVNILDTTSLKSFFNYVPSLKNTNTTKEYADTVPGRNLDPLDVVSVEEVKGYDRYVFDLETGEHWFTVNDYVVHNCVQIPLERLLAEGFDNGHGYIRPPKRPNSATALAAIILQSSQNDMHGGQSFAFFDRDIAPYVENASDDETYQAMEALVYNLNSMHSRAGAQVPFSSINVGTETSEAARKVTRSLILAYEAGLGRGENPIFPNIIFRVQKGVNFNPGDPNYDLFKLALRVAAKRLNPTFSFMDSSFNKEWGDQVSYMGCRTRVMANRRGPAVTDGRGNLSFTTINLPRVAINAERDMDKFFRLLDKLMTLAIRQLYHRFEVQAKLKVKDMPFVMGQGLYLNSRGLKDCDPIREAIVNGTLSVGFIGLAETLTALTGRHHGEDKESQELGQQIVAHLRRRIDEACEEYDLNYTLLATPAEGLSGRFIAMDRKDYGIIPGVTNKEYYTNSFHIPVNFPISSFDKISLEGVYHKYCNAGHISYVEMASPPVHNPEAMEAIIRHMGESDMGYAAVNFPVDFCMGCNTLGVINEDACPRCGSTAIRRVRRITGYLSTVDRFNDSKVAELHDRIVHKF, from the coding sequence TTGTTCAAGGTTATCAGGAAGCGGGATGGGCGTGAAGTGCCCTTTGATGACGCCAAAATTACCGATGCTATTTTTAAAGCGGCCCGGGCGGTGGGCGGAGAAGACCGGCAAACTGCCATGGAACTCACTATTGAAGCGCTGAAAATGCTGAGAAAAAAATATAACGGCATCACTTTCGGCGTGGAGGAAGTCCAGGACGTGGTGGAAAAAGTTCTTATTGAGGCAGGTCATGCCAGAACCGCCAAGGCATATATTCTTTACCGGGATAAGCGTACGCGCATCAGGGACGCCAAAAGTGACCTCATGGACGTGGTGGAGGAAATATTGGAGGAAACCAGCCGGGAAAATGCTAATATCAGTAATTCTCCCTCGGCCAAGATGCTCCAAATAGCCAGTGCGGCCAGCAAGAAATATTACCTCACCCGGCTAATTCCCGAAGAATTCTCCCAGGCCCACCAGCGGGGGGATATCCACATACACGATCTGGATTTTTACGGAAAAACGCTTACATGTGTGCCTGATTTTGAATATACGTTGATACGTGATCAGAAGGGTGACGTACGCCGGGTCAAATTTGATTTTTTCAATGAACTGGCGGAGGCCACTAGTAAACCGGAAGTTATTGCAGGGACACAGGTTTGGAATCTGGATGGTTATCAGATACTTGGTCGAAAAGGCTGGACGCTGATAAATAAGATAATGCGTCGCAAGCTTAGGGAAAATGAATTCATATACCGCATTAAAACACGTAAAGGTCTACCTATTCATTTAACCGGGGAACATAAAGTACCGGTTTTAAGAAACGGGAAAGAAATTTTGGTTCAGGCAAAGGAAATAGCGCCCAAAGACAAGTTACTGCAGGCCAGGAAAGAGTTTAATGAGCAATTTGAAATTCCTATATTAGATTTATTTATAGAGAATAGGGATAAAGTACCATACGGTGTGACCATAAGAAATACACATAAATTGATTTACTGGCTAAAATATAAATACGATGATTTTAAATTTAATCTTACAGTTGGGGCTAAGCAAAGCGTTAAAGGCGGCTATGTTTTAGATGGAGAAGAGTATGCAAAACTGAGTGAAAAGTACTATATCCCTTATGAGGTGAAACAACAGTTAACTGTAACTACCACAAAAGGAAGTAAAACACTACCAGCATTTTTAACTATTACACCTGAATTCGTAAGATTAATTGGCTATATTTTGTCAGAAGGCCATATTAGTGTTACTTCTTCGGGTAGGGCTATTGCTATTATCAATGAAAATCCTGATATTCAAAAAGATATTGATTATTGTATAAGTGTAGTTTTTAACGATAAAACTTCTATTTTATATGCTAATAGTAAAAAAACTAAAGAAAAAGGTCGTATGTTAAATGGTTCTGTATATGTTGCATTATTTCAAAATATTTTCAATATGAAGTATGATGCTGCTCATATTGATGTTCCTGATTTTATTAATAATATATCAGATAATTTAAAGGGTGAATTTTTACGGGGCCTTTTTGACGGAGACGGTCATTATGGAGATAAAAGAATTACTTATGTTACGGTATCTGAAGTTTTAGCTAGAAAGCTTGTTTTATTATTAAAACAAATTGGGGTTGAGTCTACCTTATACTATAAACAAACCAAAGATTCCCCTGTAGTAGTTAATGGCAATGTAGCTACTACTAGAAATTATAATACCTGGGTTGTTAATATATTGGATACAACTAGCCTAAAGAGTTTTTTTAACTATGTTCCCTCATTAAAGAACACAAACACTACTAAAGAATATGCCGACACAGTGCCGGGTAGAAACCTGGATCCTCTGGATGTTGTTTCAGTGGAAGAAGTTAAAGGTTATGACAGGTATGTGTTTGATTTAGAAACAGGGGAACATTGGTTTACCGTAAACGATTATGTGGTGCACAATTGTGTGCAAATCCCCCTGGAGCGGCTTTTAGCCGAGGGGTTCGATAACGGGCATGGCTATATCCGCCCGCCTAAACGGCCCAACTCAGCTACTGCGCTGGCGGCCATCATATTGCAGAGCTCCCAGAATGATATGCATGGCGGGCAGTCCTTTGCTTTCTTTGACCGGGACATTGCGCCTTACGTGGAAAACGCCAGCGATGATGAAACTTACCAAGCAATGGAAGCTCTGGTATATAATCTTAACAGTATGCATAGTCGCGCTGGCGCGCAAGTCCCTTTTAGCTCTATCAACGTGGGAACTGAGACTTCCGAGGCGGCCCGCAAGGTGACGAGAAGCTTGATTTTAGCCTACGAGGCCGGGTTGGGCCGGGGGGAAAACCCCATCTTCCCCAATATTATATTCCGGGTCCAGAAAGGAGTTAACTTTAACCCGGGCGATCCCAACTATGATCTGTTTAAACTGGCTTTGCGGGTAGCGGCCAAACGCCTCAATCCTACTTTTAGTTTCATGGACTCCAGCTTCAACAAGGAGTGGGGCGACCAGGTGAGTTACATGGGCTGTCGCACCAGGGTAATGGCTAACCGCCGGGGCCCGGCGGTGACCGACGGGCGTGGAAATCTTTCTTTCACTACTATTAACCTGCCCCGGGTGGCCATCAACGCGGAGCGGGATATGGATAAATTCTTCCGCTTACTGGACAAGCTGATGACCCTGGCCATTCGCCAGCTGTACCACCGTTTTGAAGTGCAGGCTAAACTTAAGGTGAAGGATATGCCCTTTGTTATGGGGCAGGGGCTATATTTAAATTCCAGGGGACTGAAGGATTGCGATCCCATTCGGGAGGCCATTGTTAACGGTACTTTGTCGGTTGGCTTTATCGGGCTGGCCGAGACGTTAACCGCTTTGACCGGCCGACACCATGGCGAGGATAAGGAATCCCAGGAATTAGGTCAACAAATTGTGGCGCACCTGCGACGTCGTATTGATGAGGCTTGTGAAGAATATGATCTTAACTACACACTGCTGGCTACTCCCGCGGAGGGCTTGAGCGGTCGGTTTATTGCCATGGATCGTAAAGATTACGGCATTATTCCTGGTGTGACAAATAAAGAGTATTATACCAATTCTTTTCACATACCGGTTAATTTCCCCATTTCCAGCTTTGATAAAATTAGCCTGGAAGGGGTTTATCACAAGTATTGCAATGCCGGGCACATTAGTTACGTAGAAATGGCTTCTCCACCGGTGCATAACCCCGAGGCGATGGAAGCTATCATCAGGCACATGGGAGAAAGCGACATGGGCTACGCTGCAGTGAATTTCCCGGTAGATTTTTGCATGGGCTGTAATACTTTGGGTGTAATCAACGAGGATGCCTGTCCCCGTTGCGGGTCCACGGCCATCAGGCGGGTACGCCGCATTACAGGCTACCTGAGCACGGTGGATCGGTTCAATGACAGCAAAGTGGCTGAGCTGCACGACCGTATAGTGCATAAGTTTTAA
- the nrdR gene encoding transcriptional regulator NrdR → MRCPYCGTADSRVLDSRPTEEGNSVRRRRECGECGKRFTTYERVDELPLMVVKKDGRREFFDRQKLLAGLITACQKRPVPINLLEGMVGEIERDLKSITDREVQSRDIGEQVMLRLRNLDEVAYVRFASVYHEFRDVQGFMREIEQLIKRKHD, encoded by the coding sequence ATGCGATGCCCCTATTGCGGCACTGCCGACAGCCGGGTGCTGGACTCCCGGCCTACAGAGGAAGGTAATTCAGTGCGCAGGCGCAGGGAATGCGGCGAATGCGGTAAGCGGTTTACCACTTACGAGCGGGTGGACGAGCTACCATTGATGGTGGTGAAAAAAGACGGCCGGCGGGAATTTTTTGACCGGCAAAAGCTGCTGGCCGGCCTGATCACTGCCTGCCAAAAACGTCCTGTGCCCATCAATTTGCTGGAGGGAATGGTAGGTGAAATTGAGAGAGATTTAAAGAGTATTACCGACAGGGAAGTACAAAGCAGGGATATAGGCGAACAAGTTATGCTGCGGCTGCGGAATTTGGATGAGGTGGCCTATGTTCGCTTTGCCTCGGTATACCATGAATTCAGGGATGTCCAGGGATTCATGCGGGAAATCGAGCAGCTGATAAAAAGAAAGCATGATTAA
- a CDS encoding YlmC/YmxH family sporulation protein yields MVKISDLRMREVINIADGRRLGPIKDIDINLEEGRINAIILPGHGGGGGGKFMSFIGREEEMVVPWQKIRKIGVDVILVDLAFNLPGSELHGGIKEKW; encoded by the coding sequence ATGGTTAAAATCTCCGATTTGCGCATGCGGGAAGTTATTAATATAGCGGACGGGCGTCGCCTCGGTCCTATAAAGGATATAGATATTAATTTGGAGGAAGGGCGCATCAACGCTATTATATTACCGGGGCACGGTGGTGGCGGCGGTGGAAAGTTTATGAGCTTTATCGGGCGTGAAGAGGAAATGGTGGTCCCCTGGCAAAAGATCAGAAAAATTGGCGTGGATGTAATCCTGGTCGACCTGGCCTTTAATTTACCGGGCTCTGAACTGCACGGCGGTATTAAAGAAAAGTGGTAG
- the sigG gene encoding RNA polymerase sporulation sigma factor SigG — translation MLVNKVEICGVNTSKLPVLSSAKMKELFIALQNGEYSARDQLINGNLRLVLSVIQRFTNRGEYVDDLFQVGCIGLMKAIDNFDLSQNVKFSTYAVPMIIGEIRRYLRDNNPIRVSRSLRDVAYKALQVRDSLVNKHSREPSINEIASELKMPREEVVFALDAIQEPISLFEPIFHDGGDPIFVMDQISDEKHLDLTWLEGIAIRDALRKLSDREKLILTLRFYEGKTQMEVAEEIGISQAQVSRLEKAALHHMRKHV, via the coding sequence ATGCTGGTCAACAAGGTTGAGATTTGTGGCGTAAACACATCCAAACTCCCGGTGCTATCCAGTGCTAAGATGAAAGAACTCTTTATTGCACTTCAAAATGGGGAATACTCTGCCCGTGACCAGCTGATTAATGGTAATCTGCGGCTGGTGCTCAGCGTTATCCAGCGCTTCACCAACCGGGGTGAGTATGTAGATGACCTGTTTCAGGTGGGTTGCATTGGCTTAATGAAGGCCATTGATAATTTTGATTTATCTCAGAATGTCAAATTCTCCACTTACGCGGTGCCTATGATTATTGGCGAAATCAGGCGCTATTTAAGAGATAATAACCCCATTCGAGTGAGCCGTTCCCTGCGGGATGTGGCCTACAAGGCACTGCAGGTGCGTGACTCGCTGGTTAATAAGCATTCCCGGGAACCGTCTATAAATGAAATTGCCAGTGAACTAAAAATGCCCCGGGAGGAAGTTGTTTTTGCTCTGGACGCTATTCAAGAACCTATATCTTTATTCGAGCCTATCTTTCATGACGGTGGTGACCCCATCTTTGTCATGGACCAAATCAGTGACGAAAAACATTTGGATTTAACCTGGCTGGAGGGTATTGCCATCAGGGACGCCCTGCGCAAACTGAGCGATCGTGAAAAGCTGATCCTCACCCTGCGGTTTTATGAAGGCAAAACGCAAATGGAGGTGGCAGAAGAAATTGGCATCTCCCAGGCTCAGGTTTCACGGTTGGAAAAAGCGGCGCTGCACCATATGCGAAAACACGTGTGA
- the sigE gene encoding RNA polymerase sporulation sigma factor SigE, translating into MLFRKMRLIFRITLFKIMLRLGLKSDVYYVGSSEALPPPLTTDEESYLIDKLESGDGAVRSVLIERNLRLVVYIARKFENTGVGIEDLVSIGTIGLIKAVNTFDPAKKIKLATYASRCIENEILMYLRRNNKTRTEVSFDEPLNIDWDGNELLLSDVLGTENDIIHKYIEEEVDRKLLHLALQKLNGRERGIMELRFGLKNGKEKTQKEVADMMGISQSYISRLEKRIIKRLKKEINRME; encoded by the coding sequence ATGCTGTTCAGAAAAATGAGATTAATATTTCGTATAACACTGTTTAAAATAATGCTGAGGTTGGGTTTAAAATCAGATGTTTATTATGTGGGCAGCAGCGAAGCTTTGCCGCCACCGTTAACCACCGATGAGGAATCTTACCTGATCGATAAATTAGAGTCAGGGGATGGAGCCGTGCGCAGTGTACTAATTGAAAGAAATCTGCGCCTGGTGGTATATATTGCCCGTAAATTTGAAAATACCGGGGTAGGTATTGAAGACCTGGTTTCCATCGGCACTATTGGATTAATCAAGGCCGTGAATACATTTGACCCCGCTAAAAAAATAAAACTGGCCACTTACGCCTCCCGGTGTATTGAAAATGAAATACTAATGTATTTGCGCCGGAATAATAAAACCCGAACCGAAGTTTCCTTTGACGAACCTTTGAACATTGACTGGGATGGAAATGAATTATTGCTTTCGGATGTACTAGGTACGGAAAATGACATTATCCATAAATATATAGAAGAGGAGGTGGACCGCAAGTTACTGCACCTGGCTTTGCAGAAATTAAACGGCCGGGAGAGAGGGATTATGGAACTGCGGTTTGGCTTGAAAAATGGCAAAGAAAAAACACAGAAGGAAGTTGCTGATATGATGGGCATTTCCCAATCTTATATCTCCAGGTTGGAAAAGAGAATTATTAAGCGTTTGAAAAAGGAAATCAACCGCATGGAATAA
- the spoIIGA gene encoding sigma-E processing peptidase SpoIIGA encodes MSSYVVYVDQVFIGSLVMNMMILWVTARLGRTAYSRWRLLAGAGVGALYSLVLFIPAMEGYLGPGYKLLVSFLMVAVVFVPGPPKKVLALLAYFYISTFALGGTVLGIISFLQNSAFDGQLSGIMQAVDTFLWYGILLALLIYWFLGRVVPAAMCKRLMLPLLRADLTVSLGERKVSFSALLDTGNSLSDPLTGFPVIIAEYAAIKEILPEQVCAVIESHRQDDSASILAALGENIRSANFRIIPYRSVGQENGWLLGFRPDEVEIRHGNNFIKVCDVVVALYGDCLLSDTSCRALLPTGLL; translated from the coding sequence ATGTCATCTTATGTGGTATATGTAGATCAGGTTTTTATTGGTAGCCTGGTGATGAATATGATGATTCTATGGGTCACAGCCAGGTTGGGAAGGACTGCCTATAGCAGGTGGCGTCTTCTGGCTGGTGCAGGGGTGGGTGCTCTGTACTCGCTGGTATTGTTTATCCCGGCTATGGAAGGCTACCTGGGGCCAGGCTATAAATTGCTGGTTTCATTTCTAATGGTGGCCGTGGTTTTTGTGCCCGGTCCGCCCAAAAAGGTACTGGCACTGCTGGCGTACTTTTATATCAGCACCTTTGCTCTGGGCGGCACCGTACTGGGGATTATCAGTTTCCTGCAAAATAGCGCCTTTGATGGACAGCTAAGCGGCATTATGCAGGCAGTGGATACCTTTTTATGGTATGGTATATTGCTGGCCTTGCTTATCTACTGGTTTTTGGGCCGGGTAGTGCCTGCGGCCATGTGCAAGCGATTAATGCTGCCTTTGCTGCGTGCTGATTTAACGGTAAGTTTGGGAGAGCGGAAAGTGAGTTTCAGTGCGTTACTTGATACAGGCAACAGCCTCAGCGACCCCCTTACCGGTTTTCCCGTGATTATCGCCGAATACGCAGCGATAAAGGAAATATTGCCGGAACAGGTGTGTGCGGTGATAGAGTCCCACAGGCAGGACGATAGTGCTTCAATACTTGCAGCACTGGGTGAAAACATCCGGTCAGCTAATTTTCGTATTATCCCTTACCGGTCGGTAGGACAAGAAAACGGCTGGTTACTTGGTTTTCGCCCTGATGAGGTGGAAATCAGGCATGGAAATAACTTTATCAAAGTTTGTGATGTAGTGGTTGCCCTGTACGGGGATTGCCTGCTGAGTGACACTTCGTGCCGGGCCCTGCTGCCCACTGGTCTATTGTAA
- the ftsZ gene encoding cell division protein FtsZ: protein MLDFELDLDQYAHIKVIGVGGGGNNAVNRMISAGLKGVEFLSVNTDSQALQMALANSKIQIGAKLTKGLGAGANPDIGQKAAEESRDDIEQLLRGADMVFVTAGMGGGTGTGAAPVVAEIAKEMGALTVGVVTKPFTFEGRKRMLQAEHGIQNLKEKVDTLITIPNDRLLQVVEKNTSIVEAFRIADDVLRQGVQGISDLIAVPGLINLDFADVKTIMKDTGSALMGIGHSSGDNRAVESARAAISSPLLETSIEGARGVLLNITGGTSLGLFEVNEAAEIIAQAADPEANIIFGAVVDERMEEEVRVTVIATGFDQKQYTKVQKQKATEDRPEPKPFATHDDLDIPAFLRRK, encoded by the coding sequence ATGCTAGATTTTGAACTTGATTTGGATCAATACGCGCATATCAAGGTGATTGGAGTGGGCGGTGGCGGAAACAATGCCGTTAATCGGATGATAAGCGCTGGTTTAAAAGGTGTGGAATTCTTATCGGTAAATACCGACTCCCAGGCTTTGCAGATGGCTTTGGCCAATAGCAAAATACAAATCGGTGCCAAGCTAACTAAAGGGCTGGGAGCAGGGGCAAATCCGGATATCGGTCAAAAAGCCGCAGAAGAAAGCAGGGACGATATTGAACAACTGCTTCGGGGTGCTGATATGGTGTTTGTAACCGCAGGTATGGGCGGCGGTACGGGCACCGGGGCCGCGCCGGTGGTGGCTGAAATAGCCAAGGAAATGGGCGCTTTAACTGTGGGTGTGGTGACCAAGCCCTTTACCTTTGAAGGCAGAAAGCGCATGCTGCAGGCTGAGCACGGTATTCAAAACCTTAAAGAAAAGGTGGACACTCTAATTACTATTCCCAATGACAGGCTGCTGCAGGTTGTAGAAAAAAACACTTCCATCGTGGAAGCTTTTCGCATTGCCGATGACGTGCTGCGGCAGGGTGTTCAGGGTATTTCCGACTTGATTGCTGTGCCTGGCTTAATTAACCTCGACTTTGCCGATGTCAAGACCATTATGAAAGATACCGGTTCTGCGCTAATGGGCATTGGGCATTCCAGCGGTGATAACCGGGCTGTGGAATCAGCCAGGGCAGCTATTTCCAGCCCGCTTTTGGAAACTTCCATCGAAGGGGCCCGGGGAGTGCTGCTTAACATTACCGGTGGCACCTCACTGGGGCTGTTTGAAGTGAATGAGGCTGCCGAGATTATTGCCCAGGCGGCCGATCCGGAGGCCAATATCATCTTTGGTGCAGTAGTGGATGAGCGCATGGAGGAAGAAGTGCGGGTCACTGTAATTGCCACGGGCTTTGATCAGAAACAATATACCAAAGTGCAAAAACAAAAGGCAACAGAGGATAGGCCCGAGCCTAAGCCTTTTGCTACCCATGATGATTTGGATATCCCTGCTTTTTTACGTAGGAAATAA
- the ftsA gene encoding cell division protein FtsA, with protein MAGTIQRDVTAGLDIGTSGIAVAVLNRGCGPKPEPLGYGFCPSMGVEKGRVIDPEDTATAVKKAVNDARVAAGVPFSSVYVNVDGPDIVARNDSVKQAIARRQVIERHDLHKLQLHFCETILPANWSVVQLVNIKFYIDGKHVTRPQGCRGRELGLSATVLAIPSKQMDQICQCLRNVDLQVNQTAVGPLAAAQAVLSGVERQLGVICVDIGAGLTKTVFINHDMLYHLSIFPVGAGHITADLAVGLHTSLEAAEKVKMEYGLGVINGHVQVPNLSGAGYNTVPGELVHKIIRSRIEEILDFVKQFIEKLKLEASLPGGIVLTGGGARLVGLPELAQDYWMIPVRRGYNMLLGEDVSDNENAYRYTTAVGLALGGTGQRQVTCGVRRIVEGGLVGRFKSWLR; from the coding sequence TTGGCCGGTACAATTCAAAGAGATGTGACGGCGGGATTGGATATTGGCACATCCGGAATAGCCGTAGCTGTGTTAAACCGTGGTTGCGGGCCAAAACCGGAACCTTTGGGCTATGGATTTTGCCCATCCATGGGTGTGGAAAAGGGCCGTGTAATCGATCCTGAGGATACCGCTACTGCTGTAAAAAAAGCCGTTAATGATGCCAGGGTCGCTGCGGGGGTGCCATTTTCCTCTGTTTATGTAAATGTTGACGGCCCGGATATAGTAGCCAGAAACGACAGCGTTAAGCAAGCAATCGCTAGACGGCAGGTAATCGAACGGCATGATTTACATAAACTGCAGCTGCATTTTTGTGAAACTATTTTACCGGCAAATTGGTCTGTTGTTCAACTGGTTAATATAAAATTTTACATAGACGGCAAGCATGTTACAAGGCCCCAAGGATGTCGAGGGCGGGAGCTTGGTTTATCAGCAACAGTCCTGGCTATTCCCAGCAAGCAGATGGATCAGATATGTCAATGTTTGCGTAATGTAGATTTACAGGTGAACCAAACTGCGGTTGGCCCGCTGGCCGCAGCTCAAGCGGTATTATCAGGGGTGGAACGCCAGTTAGGTGTAATTTGTGTGGATATCGGTGCCGGTTTGACTAAAACGGTCTTTATTAACCACGACATGCTGTACCATTTAAGCATATTTCCGGTGGGAGCCGGACATATTACAGCCGATCTGGCGGTAGGTCTGCATACTTCGCTGGAAGCCGCTGAAAAGGTCAAAATGGAATACGGGCTGGGGGTAATTAACGGACATGTGCAAGTCCCGAATTTATCGGGTGCCGGCTATAACACTGTCCCCGGTGAGCTGGTACATAAAATTATCAGATCTAGAATTGAAGAAATACTTGATTTTGTAAAACAATTTATTGAAAAACTGAAATTGGAAGCTTCTCTGCCTGGGGGAATTGTTCTTACAGGGGGGGGAGCCCGGCTGGTTGGATTGCCGGAATTGGCGCAGGATTATTGGATGATACCTGTGCGCAGGGGTTATAACATGCTGCTGGGGGAGGACGTATCCGACAATGAGAATGCTTATCGATATACCACTGCTGTTGGGCTGGCTCTTGGGGGAACAGGGCAGAGACAGGTGACCTGTGGGGTAAGGCGAATAGTTGAGGGGGGGTTAGTAGGTCGGTTTAAAAGTTGGCTCCGCTAA
- a CDS encoding small basic family protein: MWMGIFLSLVGLGAGILIGFNIPVVIPQDYAKYMSVAALAALDSVFGGIRAAIEDKFDQSIFVTGFFSNALLAAGLTYIGDRLAIDLYMAAVVAFGVRLFQNLAIIRRHILKNKINK; encoded by the coding sequence ATGTGGATGGGTATCTTTCTATCTTTGGTGGGCCTGGGGGCAGGTATACTGATTGGATTTAACATACCTGTAGTTATACCACAAGATTATGCCAAATATATGTCCGTGGCAGCGCTTGCGGCATTAGACTCGGTCTTTGGCGGTATCAGGGCCGCCATTGAAGATAAATTCGATCAAAGCATATTCGTCACCGGATTTTTCAGCAATGCACTTTTAGCGGCTGGGCTTACTTATATTGGTGACCGGTTGGCAATTGACCTTTACATGGCTGCAGTGGTAGCTTTTGGAGTCAGGCTGTTTCAAAATTTGGCCATTATTCGCCGTCATATTTTAAAAAATAAAATTAACAAATAA
- a CDS encoding DUF881 domain-containing protein: protein MPLKNSMYASIMLVAAVLGLMLASQFRAVNRPSNGISIDRAQELTAELKQINDEKEDLAKEISDLTFKLNQVDRGQAEAISALQSELNKVRMSAGLVTVSGPGIELVLDKPDTDDAQVLPELMIIQDEDLLSAVNELWGAGAEAISINGERITATTEIRLAGDFININLNRVVPPYQILAIGNPQELMDSLELTGGLKGHWQNLGIKVSLEKYEDLTLPAYGKG, encoded by the coding sequence GTGCCCCTAAAAAATAGTATGTATGCTTCCATTATGTTGGTCGCGGCGGTGCTTGGGTTGATGCTGGCCTCGCAGTTTCGTGCGGTTAACCGCCCATCAAATGGCATATCCATTGACCGCGCCCAGGAGCTAACGGCGGAACTAAAGCAAATTAACGACGAAAAGGAAGACTTAGCTAAAGAAATAAGTGACTTGACTTTTAAGTTAAACCAGGTCGACCGGGGACAAGCCGAGGCTATCAGTGCCCTTCAGAGTGAGCTGAACAAAGTGCGCATGAGCGCGGGGCTGGTTACGGTAAGCGGTCCCGGAATTGAATTAGTACTGGATAAGCCCGACACAGATGATGCCCAGGTATTGCCTGAGCTGATGATAATCCAGGACGAGGATTTGTTAAGCGCAGTTAATGAACTGTGGGGCGCCGGGGCGGAGGCCATCTCCATTAATGGAGAGCGTATAACCGCCACTACCGAAATTAGGCTGGCGGGCGACTTTATTAATATTAACCTTAACCGGGTGGTTCCTCCTTATCAAATACTGGCCATCGGCAATCCTCAGGAACTTATGGACAGCCTGGAGCTGACGGGTGGGCTAAAGGGACACTGGCAAAATCTGGGCATTAAGGTGTCTTTGGAAAAATACGAAGATTTGACTTTACCTGCATATGGTAAAGGTTAA
- a CDS encoding DUF881 domain-containing protein, which produces MKIKSYYWIMVLVGLVMGFILAVQFRVTQDIAESAPDLDRPIALAQEVEKARTSRDQLQARVDELRVKLDDAVTAPELSRLKEDLDKARQEAGMKEVQGAGVEVTLNDSNKVLQPGENPNFYVLHDGDVLRVLNELKAAGAEAISLNGQRIISTTEVRCIGPTILVNKNQRLSPPFIISAIGNPDTLVNSLKMKNGVVDYLQFWGIQVDVKKVDKLIVPAYTGGLVFDYAKLKV; this is translated from the coding sequence ATGAAAATAAAATCATATTACTGGATAATGGTGCTGGTCGGGTTGGTTATGGGGTTTATACTGGCGGTACAATTCCGGGTCACTCAGGATATTGCCGAAAGCGCGCCGGATCTGGACAGGCCCATAGCGCTGGCCCAGGAGGTGGAAAAAGCTCGGACATCCAGGGATCAGTTGCAGGCCAGGGTTGATGAACTGCGGGTTAAACTGGACGATGCGGTAACCGCTCCGGAATTATCCAGGTTAAAGGAAGATCTGGATAAAGCACGCCAGGAAGCAGGTATGAAGGAAGTGCAGGGGGCCGGTGTGGAGGTGACGCTCAATGATAGCAATAAAGTACTGCAACCGGGGGAAAATCCCAACTTTTACGTACTGCACGACGGGGATGTGCTGCGCGTATTAAATGAACTAAAAGCAGCCGGGGCGGAGGCTATCTCCCTCAACGGGCAGCGAATTATCTCCACCACTGAGGTGCGCTGCATCGGACCCACCATTTTAGTGAATAAAAATCAGCGTCTCAGTCCGCCGTTTATTATTTCTGCCATAGGCAATCCGGATACACTGGTCAATTCGTTAAAAATGAAAAATGGAGTAGTTGATTACCTGCAGTTTTGGGGTATTCAGGTGGATGTTAAAAAAGTGGACAAGTTAATCGTACCTGCATATACGGGCGGTCTAGTATTCGATTATGCTAAATTGAAGGTTTAA